Proteins encoded in a region of the Photobacterium profundum SS9 genome:
- a CDS encoding DUF3316 domain-containing protein, translating into MNSLKTILIVISFSLIGTPAFADQLNSFGNYISRTDAKILQVAPTKTKQHAYEAALSKLNALEDTSSIDLNKELKVWSINVQPHKTHLKEGGYVTVQERMNNNGEIEYVGLVNVKVHYVERNSNN; encoded by the coding sequence ATGAATTCATTAAAAACCATTTTAATCGTTATATCATTTTCTTTAATTGGCACTCCGGCTTTTGCTGATCAATTGAATTCTTTTGGTAATTATATTTCTAGAACCGATGCCAAGATTCTTCAAGTTGCCCCGACTAAAACAAAACAGCATGCTTACGAGGCTGCGCTATCTAAGCTAAATGCACTTGAAGACACCTCTTCTATTGACCTAAACAAAGAGTTAAAAGTATGGAGCATTAATGTGCAACCTCACAAAACGCATTTAAAAGAAGGGGGGTACGTCACCGTGCAAGAGCGAATGAATAATAATGGTGAGATAGAGTATGTTGGGTTAGTCAACGTTAAGGTTCACTATGTAGAACGTAACAGTAATAACTAA
- a CDS encoding heavy metal response regulator transcription factor yields MKILIIEDEIKAGQYLKKGLTESGYTVDLASDGVEGLYHATSHSYDLIILDIMLPKLDGWQILKTLRSSEMSTPVIMLTAKEQVEDRVKGFELGANDYVVKPYAFPELLARIQNVFRNHSPKSKNISQSNTIVIADLQLDIIKRTATRNNQSITLTAKEYLLLELLMRKQGEVLSRTTIASLVWDMNFDSDTNVIDVAVKRLRSKIDRPFEKELIHTIRGMGYKLEDIEEQ; encoded by the coding sequence TTGAAAATTCTCATTATTGAAGATGAAATAAAGGCAGGGCAATACCTAAAAAAAGGGTTGACCGAATCTGGCTATACTGTTGATTTGGCGAGTGATGGTGTTGAGGGCCTATACCATGCAACCAGCCATAGTTACGATTTAATTATTCTCGACATCATGTTGCCAAAACTGGATGGATGGCAAATTCTAAAAACATTGAGAAGCAGTGAAATGAGCACGCCTGTCATTATGCTTACGGCGAAAGAGCAAGTAGAAGACCGAGTAAAAGGCTTTGAGCTTGGTGCAAATGACTACGTAGTGAAACCTTATGCGTTCCCTGAACTTTTGGCCCGTATTCAAAATGTATTTAGGAACCATTCACCGAAATCAAAAAATATTTCACAAAGTAATACCATAGTGATTGCTGATTTACAGCTGGATATTATCAAGCGTACTGCGACCAGAAATAATCAATCCATTACTCTTACTGCAAAAGAGTATTTGCTTTTGGAGTTGTTGATGCGCAAGCAGGGAGAAGTGCTCTCTCGCACTACTATTGCTTCTTTAGTATGGGACATGAACTTTGACAGCGATACCAATGTGATTGATGTTGCTGTCAAACGCCTGAGATCCAAAATTGATAGACCGTTTGAAAAGGAGTTGATTCATACAATTCGAGGGATGGGCTATAAGTTAGAGGATATCGAAGAGCAATGA